One part of the Flavobacterium johnsoniae UW101 genome encodes these proteins:
- a CDS encoding F0F1 ATP synthase subunit epsilon: MILDIVSPEAKLFSGTVTSVTLPGVDGSFQILNNHAPIVSILEKGTVKITAPSFNFSKEVADKFTRVNDQTYTLEITSGTIEMKDNKIIVLVD; encoded by the coding sequence ATGATTTTAGATATAGTATCACCAGAAGCAAAATTATTCTCAGGAACAGTTACATCTGTTACATTACCTGGAGTTGATGGAAGCTTTCAAATTTTGAATAATCACGCTCCTATTGTGTCTATTCTAGAAAAAGGAACTGTAAAAATTACAGCGCCAAGTTTTAACTTTTCTAAAGAGGTAGCGGATAAATTTACGAGAGTTAATGACCAAACTTATACATTAGAGATTACGTCAGGTACAATTGAAATGAAAGATAATAAGATTATTGTTTTAGTAGACTAA
- a CDS encoding SGNH/GDSL hydrolase family protein, with protein sequence MKKNIKLLLLVSLTFMASCNNDDNNNTPEEVPVVPGSAVFTKYIALGDSFAAGYSDNALFKKGQENSYPNILAQQFVAAGGGTFTQPLMNDNIGGLLLGGNVIAGTRLSFDGATQTPINVVGKPTTEVTAHLTGTFNNLGVPGAKSYHLVAPNYGNVAGVAMGQANPYFARFASTASTTVLADALVQDPTFFSLFIGGNDVLAYATSGGTGKDQTGNPNPATYGGNDITDPAVFAGVYSNLIAGLTAKGAKGVVANLPYITALPHFTTVPYNPLTAKTIGKNDAVVGLANIKALNAQLYGPLKQALTAFNAGDRINLLSETGASPLLIKDESLPNLSAQLTAAFTPTLGAQNAAFYGAVFGQARQAKTTDLVVLTTRADIGTAPTAANSGIGIAPPAPLNAFGISYPLQDKHVLIPTEIAEVKKATDAYNTTIEAIAKEKGLAFVDTRATLTQLANGGIRFGNFTMSSSFATGGAFSLDGVHPSARGYGLIANIFVDAINAKYGSTLRHVDLGVYPIQYPAIIQ encoded by the coding sequence ATGAAAAAAAATATAAAATTGCTGTTATTGGTTTCTTTGACCTTCATGGCGTCTTGTAATAATGATGATAATAATAATACTCCAGAAGAAGTTCCGGTAGTTCCCGGTTCGGCAGTTTTTACAAAATATATTGCTCTTGGGGATTCTTTCGCAGCAGGTTATAGTGATAATGCCTTATTTAAAAAAGGACAAGAGAATTCGTATCCAAATATTTTGGCACAGCAATTTGTTGCCGCTGGTGGAGGGACTTTTACACAGCCGCTTATGAATGATAATATTGGAGGCTTGTTGTTGGGGGGTAATGTAATTGCAGGTACACGTTTGTCTTTTGATGGAGCAACTCAGACTCCAATAAATGTAGTTGGAAAGCCAACTACAGAAGTTACCGCTCATCTTACAGGTACATTTAATAATTTGGGAGTTCCAGGGGCAAAAAGTTATCACTTGGTGGCTCCTAACTATGGGAATGTTGCTGGTGTTGCAATGGGTCAGGCAAATCCATATTTTGCAAGATTTGCAAGCACAGCTTCAACGACTGTTTTGGCTGATGCCTTAGTGCAAGATCCGACTTTTTTCTCATTGTTTATTGGGGGAAATGATGTTTTAGCATATGCGACTTCTGGAGGAACGGGAAAGGATCAGACAGGAAATCCCAATCCGGCAACCTATGGAGGAAATGATATTACAGATCCAGCAGTTTTTGCAGGTGTGTATAGTAATCTAATCGCTGGATTAACAGCAAAAGGCGCAAAAGGAGTTGTGGCAAATCTTCCTTATATTACTGCTTTGCCACATTTTACAACAGTGCCTTATAATCCACTTACAGCTAAAACGATCGGGAAAAATGATGCTGTTGTGGGTTTGGCAAATATAAAAGCTCTTAATGCGCAATTATATGGTCCGTTAAAACAAGCGCTTACTGCTTTCAATGCTGGAGACAGAATTAATTTGCTTTCTGAAACTGGTGCAAGTCCATTGTTAATAAAAGACGAAAGTCTGCCTAACTTATCTGCTCAATTAACTGCAGCGTTTACGCCTACATTGGGTGCTCAGAATGCTGCTTTTTATGGTGCTGTTTTTGGGCAGGCCAGACAAGCTAAAACTACGGATCTAGTTGTACTGACTACAAGAGCAGATATCGGAACTGCTCCAACTGCAGCGAATTCTGGAATTGGAATTGCTCCGCCAGCTCCTTTAAATGCATTTGGAATATCGTATCCTTTACAAGATAAACATGTGTTAATTCCAACTGAAATCGCAGAAGTTAAAAAGGCTACTGATGCATACAATACAACTATTGAAGCGATTGCTAAAGAAAAAGGCTTGGCGTTTGTAGATACAAGAGCGACTTTAACCCAATTAGCAAATGGCGGAATTAGATTTGGAAACTTTACAATGAGTTCTTCTTTCGCGACCGGTGGAGCTTTCTCCTTAGATGGTGTGCATCCAAGCGCAAGGGGTTACGGATTAATTGCTAATATCTTTGTTGATGCTATAAATGCAAAATACGGTTCAACACTACGTCATGTTGATTTAGGAGTATATCCAATTCAATATCCGGCAATCATTCAGTAA
- the atpD gene encoding F0F1 ATP synthase subunit beta, with protein sequence MSKVIGKVAQIIGPVVDVVFNGKDVELPKIYDSLEVTKKDGTLLVLEVQSHIGENTVRTISMDSTDGLSRGYEVVGTGNPIQMPIGPDVYGRLFNVVGDAIDGLGNLPKTGENGLPIHRQAPKFEDLSTSSEVLFTGIKVIDLIEPYAKGGKIGLFGGAGVGKTVLIQELINNIAKGHGGLSVFAGVGERTREGNDLLREMLESGIIKYGDDFMHSMENGGWDLSKVDMPGMRESKATFVFGQMNEPPGARARVALSGLSIAEYFRDGAGSDQGKDVLFFVDNIFRFTQAGSEVSALLGRMPSAVGYQPTLATEMGAMQERITSTNKGSITSVQAVYVPADDLTDPAPATTFAHLDATTVLSRKIAELGIYPAVDPLDSTSRILTPHILGDEHYNCAQRVKEILQKYKQLQDIIAILGMEELSEEDKLSVSRARRVQRFLSQPFHVAEQFTGIPGVLVDIKDTIKGFNMIIDGELDHLPEAAFNLKGSIQDAIEAGEKMLAEA encoded by the coding sequence ATGTCAAAAGTAATAGGAAAAGTTGCTCAAATCATTGGACCAGTAGTAGACGTAGTTTTCAACGGTAAAGATGTTGAACTTCCAAAAATTTATGATTCACTAGAAGTCACTAAAAAAGATGGAACTTTATTAGTTCTAGAAGTACAATCTCACATTGGAGAAAACACTGTTCGTACAATCTCTATGGACTCTACAGACGGTTTGTCAAGAGGATATGAAGTAGTTGGAACTGGTAATCCAATCCAAATGCCAATCGGTCCAGACGTATATGGACGTTTATTTAATGTTGTTGGAGATGCCATTGACGGTTTAGGTAATTTACCTAAAACAGGAGAAAACGGTTTGCCTATTCACAGACAAGCTCCTAAATTTGAAGATTTATCAACTTCATCTGAAGTTTTATTTACAGGTATTAAAGTAATCGATTTGATTGAGCCTTACGCAAAAGGAGGTAAAATTGGATTGTTTGGTGGTGCCGGAGTAGGTAAAACAGTATTGATTCAGGAGTTGATCAACAATATCGCAAAAGGTCACGGTGGACTTTCAGTATTCGCTGGAGTAGGTGAAAGAACACGTGAAGGAAATGACTTGCTTCGTGAGATGTTAGAGTCAGGAATTATTAAATACGGTGATGATTTCATGCACTCTATGGAAAATGGAGGATGGGATTTATCTAAAGTAGATATGCCAGGAATGAGAGAGTCTAAAGCTACTTTCGTTTTCGGACAAATGAATGAGCCGCCTGGAGCTCGTGCACGTGTAGCACTTTCAGGATTATCTATTGCTGAGTATTTCCGTGATGGAGCTGGATCTGATCAAGGTAAAGATGTATTATTCTTCGTTGATAATATCTTCCGTTTTACACAAGCAGGTTCTGAGGTATCAGCACTTTTAGGACGTATGCCATCTGCAGTAGGTTACCAGCCAACATTGGCAACTGAGATGGGTGCTATGCAAGAGCGTATTACGTCTACAAACAAAGGATCTATTACATCTGTACAAGCGGTTTACGTTCCTGCGGATGACTTAACTGACCCGGCGCCGGCTACAACTTTCGCGCACTTAGATGCAACAACTGTATTGTCTCGTAAAATTGCTGAGTTAGGTATCTATCCTGCGGTTGACCCGTTAGATTCTACTTCAAGAATTTTGACTCCACATATCTTAGGAGATGAGCACTACAACTGTGCACAAAGAGTTAAAGAAATTCTTCAAAAATACAAACAATTACAAGATATCATCGCGATCTTAGGTATGGAAGAGTTATCTGAAGAAGATAAACTTTCTGTATCAAGAGCACGTCGTGTACAACGTTTCTTGTCTCAGCCGTTCCACGTAGCAGAGCAATTTACAGGTATTCCAGGTGTATTAGTTGATATTAAAGATACTATCAAAGGTTTCAACATGATTATCGATGGTGAGTTAGATCACCTTCCAGAAGCAGCTTTCAACTTGAAAGGTTCTATTCAAGATGCAATCGAAGCTGGAGAAAAAATGTTAGCTGAAGCTTAA
- a CDS encoding NAD(P)-dependent oxidoreductase: MKNISKVAVLGGGGRTGNYLVNQLLKKGFSAKLLLRNPEKFEIKNSKIEIIKGDALDFESIKVLLEDCDAVVSTIGQRKDEPLVASAVTKNVLKAMKEYSINRYVLLAGLNIDTPFDKKSSKTIMATDWMKVNFPIIQEDRQKAYTLLEESDVNWTQVRVPFIEFSNDSSEIAVDVEDCLGDKISAFDIAVFMTKEMVESNYSRQSPFISAV, translated from the coding sequence ATGAAAAATATATCAAAAGTTGCCGTTTTGGGCGGCGGTGGAAGAACTGGAAATTATCTTGTGAACCAGTTATTAAAAAAAGGATTTAGTGCAAAACTTCTGCTTAGAAATCCTGAAAAATTCGAAATTAAAAACTCTAAAATTGAAATTATTAAAGGAGATGCTCTCGATTTTGAATCTATAAAAGTATTGCTGGAAGATTGTGATGCTGTTGTGAGTACTATTGGCCAGAGGAAAGACGAGCCTTTGGTTGCAAGTGCAGTAACAAAAAATGTTTTGAAGGCAATGAAGGAATATAGTATAAATCGTTATGTTTTGCTTGCCGGACTAAATATTGATACTCCTTTTGATAAAAAAAGTTCCAAAACAATTATGGCTACAGATTGGATGAAAGTTAATTTTCCAATAATACAGGAAGATCGCCAGAAAGCCTATACTCTTTTAGAAGAAAGTGATGTAAACTGGACACAGGTTCGTGTTCCGTTTATTGAATTTTCAAATGATAGTTCTGAAATTGCAGTTGATGTTGAAGATTGTTTGGGAGATAAAATCAGTGCATTTGATATTGCTGTTTTTATGACTAAAGAAATGGTTGAATCAAATTATAGCAGACAATCGCCTTTTATAAGTGCCGTTTAG
- a CDS encoding TonB-dependent receptor produces the protein MRVYLLIMLFFSGISFAQNTITGSVTDGNKQSIPGANVVVLGSTSGVSTDFDGSFKLTTNEKLPFTLKVSAVGFESKTISVTSANQKVNVILKDEETKLDEIVVSASRTPERVIESPVTIERMGLQEIKNTTAATFYDGLENLKEVNFNTSSISFKSVNTRGFATVANTRFMQLVDGMDNSSPALNFVLGNLIGVSDIDVASVELLPGASSALYGANAFNGIMFMTSKSPFTNEGISVYYKYGQTSQDAAGTNDYNDFGIRAAKAFTKHFAMKANFTYMEASEWIANDTRSMTGGSVGHAMNQNYDGLNIYGDEVTTFIPNVGQVSRTGYREQDLTDNKVQSMKADFSAHIKPWADDTEFILQYKIGMGSTIYQGANRYALKDFLMQQGKFEVKGKNFFGRIYFTSEDAGNSYDMRFAAWNVNRAAKSDTEWFTNYATAYQYAGAVMGTNANESAAIARNFADYNVLPAQISFIPKPTGSPRFEPGSPQFNSALKTVVANPDLTQGAKFIDHSKLYHSDVNYNFKDMIDWAEIQVGGSWRKYVMDSQGTIFTDYDGPIEYKEYGAYAQLQKKFLDDRLKFTGSLRYDKSQNFDGNVSPRISFVYSAGANKNHNFRLSYQTGFRNPTTQDQYIGLDLGPFALIGSAPENLDRFQETVNVSAAGQAAGQPATIGMSGQNAYHNAYTVASVQAFAASSNPAVLQVADIGLVKPEQVQAFEAGYRTVVQNDLSVDLNAYYNIYNDFMNTARVISPYYGTVGTDPSNPAVQQTYQALAFGDRRVYQVYTNTTAQISSFGFGVGLSKKVYKDFEVGANYNYSQFNFNQEDDPDFVAGFNTPKHRIKASLGNAKVVKNLGFNVNVRWNSEYLWESSFGDGMIPENTVLDAQINYAVPKLKSVIKVGATNLFGKDYLQVIGAGMIGQMWFASWTINP, from the coding sequence ATGAGAGTCTACTTGCTAATTATGTTGTTTTTCAGCGGAATTTCCTTTGCGCAGAATACAATAACAGGTTCTGTTACAGATGGTAACAAACAATCTATTCCTGGCGCCAATGTTGTTGTGCTTGGAAGTACTAGTGGTGTATCTACTGATTTTGACGGATCATTTAAATTAACTACAAATGAGAAACTGCCTTTTACCTTAAAAGTTTCTGCTGTAGGATTTGAATCTAAAACAATCAGTGTAACATCGGCAAATCAAAAAGTAAATGTGATTTTAAAAGATGAAGAAACTAAGCTGGATGAAATTGTAGTTTCGGCTTCGAGAACACCTGAGCGTGTAATCGAGTCGCCTGTTACTATCGAGCGAATGGGACTTCAGGAAATTAAAAACACAACGGCAGCAACTTTCTACGATGGTTTAGAAAATTTGAAAGAAGTAAATTTTAATACAAGTAGTATTTCTTTCAAATCTGTAAATACTCGTGGTTTTGCTACAGTAGCTAATACTCGCTTTATGCAGCTGGTAGACGGAATGGACAACTCATCTCCGGCATTGAATTTCGTTTTAGGAAATCTTATTGGAGTTTCAGATATTGATGTCGCAAGTGTAGAGTTGCTTCCAGGGGCTTCCTCTGCATTATATGGAGCAAATGCTTTTAACGGGATTATGTTTATGACCAGTAAAAGTCCTTTTACAAATGAAGGGATAAGTGTTTACTATAAATATGGGCAGACGTCTCAGGATGCGGCTGGTACAAATGATTATAATGATTTTGGAATTAGAGCGGCAAAAGCCTTTACAAAACATTTTGCAATGAAAGCTAATTTTACTTACATGGAAGCAAGTGAGTGGATTGCAAATGATACAAGAAGTATGACTGGCGGATCTGTAGGACATGCTATGAATCAGAATTATGATGGTTTGAATATTTATGGTGACGAGGTTACTACTTTTATTCCTAATGTTGGTCAGGTTAGCAGAACGGGTTATCGTGAGCAGGACTTAACAGATAACAAGGTTCAAAGTATGAAAGCGGATTTTAGTGCTCACATCAAGCCTTGGGCAGATGACACGGAGTTTATATTGCAATATAAAATTGGAATGGGAAGTACAATTTATCAGGGAGCAAACAGATATGCTTTAAAAGATTTCTTAATGCAGCAAGGTAAATTTGAAGTAAAGGGTAAAAACTTTTTCGGACGTATTTATTTTACTAGTGAAGATGCCGGAAATTCTTATGATATGAGATTTGCAGCATGGAATGTTAACAGAGCGGCAAAATCAGATACTGAATGGTTTACGAATTATGCAACGGCTTATCAATATGCTGGAGCAGTAATGGGTACAAATGCAAACGAATCTGCTGCAATTGCAAGAAATTTCGCAGATTATAATGTGCTGCCTGCTCAAATTTCATTTATTCCAAAGCCAACAGGATCTCCTAGATTTGAACCAGGTTCTCCACAGTTTAATAGTGCTTTGAAAACTGTTGTGGCAAATCCTGATTTAACGCAAGGTGCTAAGTTTATTGACCATTCAAAATTATATCACTCAGATGTGAACTATAATTTTAAAGATATGATTGATTGGGCGGAAATTCAGGTTGGAGGTTCTTGGAGAAAATATGTAATGGATTCGCAAGGAACAATCTTTACAGATTATGATGGACCGATTGAATATAAAGAATATGGAGCCTATGCTCAATTACAGAAAAAGTTCTTAGATGACAGATTGAAATTTACTGGGTCTTTACGTTATGATAAAAGCCAGAATTTTGACGGAAATGTATCGCCAAGAATTTCGTTTGTGTATTCTGCAGGAGCAAACAAAAATCATAACTTCAGGTTATCTTATCAAACAGGATTTCGTAATCCTACTACACAGGATCAATATATTGGTTTAGATTTAGGACCGTTTGCATTAATTGGTTCGGCTCCGGAAAATTTAGACCGTTTTCAAGAAACAGTAAATGTAAGTGCGGCAGGACAAGCGGCAGGACAGCCGGCAACAATTGGTATGTCGGGGCAAAATGCTTATCATAATGCTTACACGGTAGCTTCAGTTCAGGCTTTTGCTGCTTCATCTAATCCGGCAGTTCTTCAAGTTGCTGATATTGGATTGGTAAAGCCAGAACAGGTTCAGGCTTTCGAGGCTGGATATCGTACAGTGGTGCAAAATGACTTATCAGTAGATTTAAATGCTTACTATAATATTTACAATGATTTCATGAATACAGCGAGAGTTATTTCTCCTTATTATGGAACCGTTGGAACAGATCCATCGAATCCAGCTGTGCAGCAGACTTATCAGGCTCTTGCATTTGGTGATAGAAGGGTGTATCAGGTTTATACAAATACTACTGCTCAGATTTCATCTTTTGGTTTTGGTGTAGGATTGTCTAAAAAGGTATATAAAGATTTTGAAGTAGGCGCAAACTACAACTATTCTCAATTTAATTTTAATCAGGAAGATGATCCAGATTTCGTGGCTGGTTTTAATACTCCAAAACATAGAATTAAAGCTTCTTTAGGAAATGCAAAAGTTGTTAAGAACTTAGGTTTCAATGTAAATGTAAGATGGAATTCAGAGTACTTATGGGAATCTTCTTTTGGAGACGGTATGATACCTGAAAATACAGTTCTTGATGCTCAGATAAATTATGCAGTTCCAAAATTAAAATCGGTTATTAAAGTTGGAGCAACAAATCTTTTCGGAAAAGATTATCTTCAGGTTATTGGAGCAGGTATGATTGGTCAAATGTGGTTTGCTTCTTGGACTATCAATCCATAA